A single window of Amphiura filiformis chromosome 17, Afil_fr2py, whole genome shotgun sequence DNA harbors:
- the LOC140138261 gene encoding uncharacterized protein, with translation MDLKSCNSVRSHGSRHRSSIASSARKEMIQAAVEKAEFECKIEEIKRRRELDKLEEEIRFQREMLRVQTELAMFEARCDILENENHSTNLSSKTANSREKVEQWLETNEAVDGGESEMSIENEATDLRIGAAENMKQFSKLGKAGSKDREWWTNFDYELQPTATTPISYAVRQNTGVHITKDYDTHPQQQESQQLSTSRQQNKTLQIQAKQSMQQPMPQQKLQQSPLQRQVLQPWVQQQMQQRMQQQASQPELQQQVPQPIVHRQQASQPELQQQVPQPIVHRHQASQPQVQRQQQASQPELQQQVQQLQVQRQQASQPELQQQVPQPIVHRPQASQPELQQQVPQPIVHRPQASQPELQQQVPQPIVHRQQASQPELQQQVQQPVVQRHHASQPQVQHQVQQPIIVHRHQASQPQVQRQQQASQPELQQQVQQLQVQRQQASQPELQQQVPQPIVHRPQASQPELQQQVPQPIVHRPQASQPELQQQVPQPIVHRQQASQPELQQQVQQPVVQRHHASQPQVQHQVQQPIIGQRHQASQPQVQQQVWQRQQASQPELQRQQASQPEVQRQVQQTTVMPNHVPQPIMQQEVLQPSVQWQAPQLVMPQHVPQPFNQQEILQPSVQWQAPQPPVQQPAQQQLPQYTAQQDMAYLTKLLIQQQVRAALPEQTISKFDGDPLKYTNFMKEFEYSVEDKTENSRDRLSYLAKYTSGEANVLVRSCLHYADSTEGYLTAKTLLRKKYGDPRRIAQAIQKRAVNWTEIKEHDANELSK, from the coding sequence ATGGACCTAAAGAGCTGCAATAGTGTGAGGAGCCATGGTTCCAGGCATAGAAGCAGTATTGCAAGTAGTGCAAGAAAGGAAATGATTCAAGCAGCCGTGGAAAAGGCTGAATTTGAATGTAAAATTGAAGAAATTAAACGTAGAAGAGAATTAGACAAATTGGAGGAAGAGATACGTTTTCAACGTGAAATGTTGAGGGTTCAAACTGAACTTGCGATGTTCGAGGCCAGGTGCGACATCCTTGAGAATGAAAACCACTCGACGAATTTGAGCTCCAAGACAGCCAATTCAAGGGAAAAGGTGGAACAGTGGCTTGAAACAAATGAAGCCGTAGATGGTGGAGAGAGTGAAATGTCAATAGAAAATGAAGCCACAGATCTTCGAATCGGAGCTGCTGAAAATATGAAGCAGTTTTCGAAGTTGGGCAAAGCTGGGTCTAAGGATCGCGAATGGTGGACAAACTTTGATTATGAATTGCAACCCACTGCAACAACGCCAATTAGTTATGCTGTGAGACAGAACACTGGCGTCCACATTACGAAAGACTATGATACACATCCCCAACAACAAGAGTCACAGCAACTGTCAACTTCGAGGCAGCAAAACAAGACACTGCAAATTCAAGCAAAACAGTCAATGCAGCAACCTATGCCGCAACAAAAATTGCAGCAATCACCATTGCAGCGACAAGTGCTGCAACCTTGGGTGCAGCAACAAATGCAGCAAAGAATGCAGCAACAAGCGTCGCAACCTGAATTGCAGCAACAAGTGCCGCAACCAATAGTACATCGACAACAAGCGTCGCAACCTGAATTGCAGCAACAAGTGCCGCAACCAATAGTACATCGACATCAAGCATCGCAACCTCAAGTGCAGCGACAACAACAAGCATCACAACCTGAATTGCAGCAACAAGTGCAGCAACTTCAAGTGCAGCGACAACAAGCGTCGCAACCTGAATTGCAGCAACAAGTGCCGCAACCAATAGTACATCGACCACAAGCGTCGCAACCTGAATTGCAGCAACAAGTGCCGCAACCAATAGTACATCGACCACAAGCGTCGCAACCTGAATTGCAGCAACAAGTGCCGCAACCAATAGTACATCGACAACAAGCATCGCAACCTGAATTGCAGCAACAAGTGCAGCAACCAGTAGTCCAGCGACATCATGCGTCGCAACCTCAAGTGCAGCATCAAGTGCAGCAGCCAATAATAGTACATCGACATCAAGCATCGCAACCTCAAGTGCAGCGACAACAACAAGCGTCACAACCTGAATTGCAGCAACAAGTGCAGCAACTTCAAGTGCAGCGACAACAAGCGTCGCAACCTGAATTGCAGCAACAAGTGCCGCAACCAATAGTACATCGACCACAAGCGTCGCAACCTGAATTGCAGCAACAAGTGCCGCAACCAATAGTACATCGACCACAAGCGTCGCAACCTGAATTGCAGCAACAAGTGCCGCAACCAATAGTACATCGACAACAAGCGTCGCAACCTGAATTGCAGCAACAAGTGCAGCAACCAGTAGTCCAGCGACATCATGCGTCGCAACCTCAAGTGCAGCATCAAGTGCAGCAGCCAATAATAGGACAGCGACATCAAGCTTCGCAACCTCAAGTGCAGCAACAAGTGTGGCAGCGACAACAAGCGTCGCAACCTGAATTGCAGCGACAACAAGCATCGCAACCTGAAGTGCAGCGACAGGTGCAGCAAACAACAGTAATGCCAAACCATGTGCCGCAACCAATAATGCAGCAAGAAGTACTGCAACCTTCAGTTCAATGGCAAGCACCGCAACTTGTAATGCCACAACATGTGCCGCAACCATTTAATCAGCAAGAAATACTGCAACCTTCAGTTCAGTGGCAAGCACCACAACCTCCAGTGCAGCAGCCAGCGCAGCAACAGTTGCCGCAGTATACAGCTCAACAAGATATGGCGTACCTCACAAAGTTGTTGATTCAGCAACAGGTCAGAGCCGCTCTTCCTGAACAGACAATAAGCAAGTTTGATGGTGATCCCCTCAAATATACAAACTTTATGAAGGAGTTTGAATACTCTGtagaagacaaaactgaaaacagTCGGGACAGATTGTCCTACTTAGCAAAGTATACTTCAGGAGAAGCCAATGTTTTGGTTCGAAGTTGTCTGCATTATGCCGACTCTACAGAGGGATACCTAACTGCAAAAACCTTGTTAAGGAAGAAGTACGGAGATCCAAGGAGAATTGCACAAGCAATTCAAAAGAGGGCAGTCAATTGGACTGAAATTAAAGAACATGATGCTAATGAACTGAGTAAGTAA